The Yersinia intermedia genome window below encodes:
- a CDS encoding response regulator, with the protein MPRLLLVDDHPVVHVALEAALMRATQRYHLHCAADDQQALALLAEYHFDLLILDISLPQLDGLQFLRKIRRHYPQQSIMIYTAQEEEVYAKMAYSAGAQGFMHKGQPMDQLLQAIGDVIAGQLVFPASTLESGSTPNNEKYHLTQKELQILGLLSKGHSNLHIAELLNISNKTVSTHKKNILNKTGAANLLALIAVFNELQP; encoded by the coding sequence ATGCCTAGGTTACTGTTAGTTGATGATCACCCGGTGGTACATGTTGCCCTTGAAGCCGCGCTGATGCGCGCGACCCAACGCTACCACCTGCATTGCGCTGCTGATGACCAGCAGGCGTTGGCCTTATTGGCGGAATATCACTTCGATCTGCTCATTTTGGATATCAGTTTGCCACAGCTTGACGGCTTGCAGTTTTTACGCAAAATCCGCCGCCACTATCCGCAGCAATCCATCATGATTTATACCGCCCAGGAAGAAGAGGTTTATGCCAAAATGGCTTATTCCGCTGGGGCTCAGGGTTTTATGCATAAAGGGCAGCCGATGGATCAACTATTGCAGGCCATTGGTGACGTGATTGCGGGCCAATTAGTGTTCCCCGCCAGTACACTGGAAAGCGGCTCCACACCTAACAATGAAAAATACCATTTAACCCAGAAAGAGCTGCAAATATTGGGATTACTCAGTAAAGGCCATTCTAATTTACATATTGCTGAGTTACTGAATATCAGTAATAAAACGGTCAGCACACATAAGAAAAATATCCTCAATAAAACCGGTGCCGCAAATTTACTGGCATTGATTGCCGTATTTAACGAGCTACAGCCATGA
- a CDS encoding ATP-binding protein — translation MRRCWLVLLLIAQFSLLLLPAQAISALHYNLVSSLNMPASTPFITPNNPWRNATLRVGILNDNVSPYNIIVDHDLYGLNADYLNYIKQATGANVVVIGFSDAKTLNQALKQGDIDLLFGLPRSALNPNLFISKPYFVSKLLVLRSRQNSRQVMLNSADARIAISKMAGMQLVDEIQNKIPHNQLFDNNLQAIYSLLNGLNDYFIADETSASFIIDQLQLGQIYQVESDIKPGSLSLVFAATNPALIETLDHVISNAPMEVLNTIQGRWSKKIPSYLDTGNADLTRMEQEWVKAHPVVYYAAIDDDYPFTYRDSDKQPRGYIVDILNTIAQNTGLQFSPVWSSNPRLADQQVQQNQAMMRALLPLAGGFKAQYDSSIPIHRALWGVYTNAFTRDVSTWGDLSGKRLGVVEGDLGQQLLPRQTTAIVFTNRKAMYDALANGQLDGLIDNVISANFMVLSRYAGVIKLAFAADNIAYPLAFGVAQHSPLLLSILNKNLLQIPPATLQSLRDEWVSDPRNIIDAVNENRMMPPATWLFSTLGGLLILLLVVMIRRFIQRRKERREREILEQARQQAETANKMKSKFLATISHELRTPMNAILGLLELELKKTTATQGNLPVIYSSASSLLSLLNDLQDYAKLETGSLQLLPQPTALIPWINHIRAVYQPLLGMRPITLNVSYSDNLPERVLLDGGRLLQVMNNLINNAIKFTRQGEINVRMAWQPQHEGQGELILQVEDSGCGIAAAEIPHLFQPFYRVETSNNLMIQGSGLGLSICKELIDRMDGTISLTSELNQGTVVTVQLWVAVETTSAAIMRPATASTGMLYLPPSRVAIVDDHPSNLLLMQQQLRHFGIESELFDNGRQLLHAHSQQPFDMLFVDYNMPTLDGFTLARIIRRQERQSQCMAAKIILCSADVQEFTHIQPGNIVIDHWLTKPVILSDIERVLRIQTVMAEEKQVNDNLRETLLRLGNQDPIMVRKLTVTLLDSVVHDSQQLALAQQPLAARTPVLHRVKGSFLILQNAAGAALCQQLISQCQQGKITPAAYTQLQNLLEQLIQGLNQTLSELT, via the coding sequence ATGAGAAGATGCTGGTTGGTATTGTTATTAATTGCTCAATTCAGCCTGCTGCTACTGCCCGCACAAGCGATCTCTGCTTTGCACTACAATTTAGTTAGTAGTCTGAACATGCCAGCCAGCACACCGTTTATCACGCCCAATAATCCATGGCGCAACGCTACTTTGCGGGTTGGCATCCTCAACGACAATGTGAGTCCCTATAATATTATTGTCGACCACGACCTGTACGGGCTGAATGCCGATTATCTTAACTATATTAAGCAGGCAACCGGTGCCAATGTAGTGGTGATAGGTTTCTCTGACGCCAAAACCCTGAATCAGGCATTAAAACAAGGTGATATTGACCTGTTGTTTGGTTTGCCTCGTAGCGCATTAAATCCTAATTTATTTATATCAAAACCCTATTTTGTCAGTAAATTACTGGTATTACGTAGCCGCCAGAATAGCCGTCAGGTGATGCTAAACTCGGCTGATGCGCGCATTGCTATTAGTAAAATGGCCGGTATGCAGTTGGTCGATGAAATTCAGAATAAAATACCGCATAACCAACTGTTTGATAATAACCTGCAAGCCATTTACTCCCTGTTAAACGGCCTTAACGACTACTTTATTGCCGATGAAACCAGTGCCAGCTTTATTATTGATCAACTGCAACTGGGGCAAATTTATCAAGTTGAAAGTGATATAAAACCCGGCAGTCTCTCTCTGGTGTTTGCGGCAACCAACCCGGCATTGATAGAGACGCTTGATCACGTTATCAGCAACGCCCCAATGGAGGTTCTGAATACTATCCAGGGCCGCTGGAGTAAAAAGATCCCCAGCTATCTCGATACCGGCAATGCTGATCTCACCCGCATGGAGCAAGAGTGGGTTAAGGCCCACCCCGTGGTTTATTATGCCGCCATCGATGATGATTATCCCTTTACTTATCGTGACAGCGATAAACAACCGCGTGGTTATATTGTCGATATCCTCAATACTATTGCGCAAAATACTGGCCTGCAATTTTCGCCAGTCTGGAGCAGTAACCCACGGTTGGCCGATCAACAAGTTCAACAAAATCAGGCCATGATGCGTGCCTTGCTGCCGCTAGCGGGGGGTTTCAAAGCACAATATGACAGCTCGATACCCATTCACCGTGCTCTGTGGGGGGTGTATACCAATGCGTTCACCCGTGATGTCTCAACGTGGGGAGATCTGTCTGGCAAGCGCCTCGGTGTGGTGGAAGGGGATTTAGGTCAGCAACTGCTCCCCAGACAAACCACGGCTATAGTCTTTACTAACCGCAAAGCGATGTATGATGCATTGGCTAATGGCCAGTTAGACGGGCTGATTGATAATGTTATCTCGGCCAACTTTATGGTTCTCTCTCGCTATGCCGGCGTAATCAAACTGGCATTTGCAGCAGATAACATTGCTTATCCGTTGGCCTTTGGCGTCGCCCAGCACTCGCCGTTACTGTTGTCGATTCTCAATAAAAACTTGCTACAAATTCCCCCCGCCACTCTGCAATCGTTACGTGATGAATGGGTGTCCGATCCTCGTAATATCATTGATGCGGTGAATGAGAATCGCATGATGCCCCCTGCCACATGGTTGTTTAGCACCCTTGGCGGGTTGTTGATATTGCTCTTAGTGGTCATGATCCGCCGTTTTATTCAGCGGCGCAAAGAGCGGCGTGAACGAGAAATCTTGGAACAGGCACGCCAGCAAGCCGAAACCGCCAATAAAATGAAAAGTAAGTTTCTGGCGACCATCAGCCATGAACTACGAACACCAATGAATGCCATCCTTGGTCTATTGGAACTGGAGCTAAAAAAAACCACTGCCACACAGGGTAACTTGCCCGTTATTTACAGCTCAGCATCATCATTACTAAGCCTGCTCAATGACTTACAAGATTATGCCAAGCTGGAAACCGGTTCGTTACAGCTATTACCACAACCTACTGCGTTGATCCCTTGGATTAATCATATTCGCGCGGTTTATCAACCGTTGCTGGGTATGCGGCCAATAACCTTAAATGTCAGTTACAGCGATAACTTACCTGAAAGAGTTCTGCTTGATGGCGGTCGTTTACTTCAGGTCATGAACAATCTAATTAACAATGCCATTAAGTTTACCCGCCAAGGTGAAATTAATGTTCGGATGGCGTGGCAACCGCAGCACGAGGGGCAAGGAGAGTTGATATTGCAGGTGGAAGACAGTGGTTGTGGGATAGCCGCTGCGGAAATACCCCACCTGTTCCAGCCCTTTTATCGAGTTGAGACCAGCAACAATCTGATGATTCAAGGCAGTGGTTTGGGCTTGTCGATCTGCAAGGAGCTGATTGATCGAATGGATGGCACTATCAGTCTGACCTCAGAGCTGAATCAGGGTACGGTAGTCACCGTCCAATTATGGGTTGCCGTGGAGACGACATCGGCTGCCATAATGAGGCCCGCAACAGCATCGACTGGCATGTTATATCTACCGCCCTCCCGTGTCGCGATAGTTGATGACCACCCGAGTAATCTGCTGCTGATGCAACAACAACTCAGGCATTTTGGTATTGAATCTGAACTGTTTGATAATGGCCGCCAGCTATTACACGCGCATTCTCAGCAGCCTTTCGATATGCTGTTTGTCGATTACAATATGCCCACGTTGGATGGTTTTACCCTCGCGCGGATCATTCGCCGACAGGAGCGCCAATCTCAGTGTATGGCGGCAAAAATCATCCTTTGCTCAGCTGATGTACAAGAATTTACCCATATCCAGCCAGGGAATATTGTTATCGACCATTGGCTGACCAAGCCAGTGATACTCAGTGACATTGAGCGGGTGTTACGCATACAAACCGTGATGGCCGAAGAAAAGCAGGTTAACGATAATCTGCGGGAAACGCTCTTACGGTTGGGTAATCAAGACCCAATCATGGTGCGCAAGTTAACAGTTACGCTACTTGATTCCGTGGTGCATGACAGCCAACAACTTGCACTGGCACAACAGCCACTGGCGGCCCGGACACCAGTATTACACCGAGTGAAGGGCAGTTTTCTGATACTGCAAAATGCCGCCGGAGCCGCACTATGCCAGCAGTTAATTAGCCAATGCCAGCAAGGGAAAATCACCCCTGCGGCTTATACTCAACTGCAAAATCTATTAGAGCAGTTAATTCAAGGCTTGAATCAAACCCTGTCAGAGTTAACATAA
- the pal gene encoding peptidoglycan-associated lipoprotein Pal — protein sequence MQLNKVLKGLMLALPVLAIAACSSNKSANNDQSGMGAGTGTENGSNLSSEEQARLQMQELQKNNIVYFGFDKYDIGSDFAQMLDAHAAFLRSNPSYKVVVEGHADERGTPEYNIALGERRANAVKMYLQGKGVSADQISIVSYGKEKPAVLGHDEAAFAKNRRAVLVY from the coding sequence ATGCAACTGAACAAAGTGCTAAAAGGGCTAATGTTGGCTTTGCCAGTTCTGGCAATCGCTGCGTGTAGTTCTAACAAAAGCGCAAATAATGACCAATCTGGCATGGGCGCTGGCACTGGTACAGAAAATGGCAGCAACCTGTCTTCAGAAGAGCAAGCTCGTCTTCAGATGCAAGAACTGCAAAAGAACAATATCGTTTACTTCGGTTTCGATAAATACGATATCGGTTCTGACTTCGCTCAAATGCTGGATGCACACGCTGCATTCCTGCGTAGCAACCCATCTTACAAAGTTGTTGTTGAAGGCCACGCGGATGAACGCGGTACGCCAGAATACAACATCGCGTTGGGCGAGCGTCGTGCAAATGCTGTGAAAATGTATCTGCAAGGTAAAGGCGTTTCTGCTGACCAGATCTCTATCGTTTCTTACGGTAAAGAGAAACCAGCAGTACTGGGCCATGACGAAGCAGCGTTCGCTAAAAACCGTCGTGCAGTTCTGGTTTACTAA
- the zitB gene encoding CDF family zinc transporter ZitB → MAVSSFFPQDSNSKRLLIAFVVTSLFMVVEAIGGWLSGSLALLADAGHMLTDSAALFIALMAVHFSRRKPDARHTFGYLRLTTLAAFVNAAALLLIVVLIVWEAVRRFFSPHEVMGVPMLIIAIAGLFANIFCFWILHRGEEEKNINVRAAALHVLGDLLGSVGAIVAAVVILTTGWTPIDPILSVLVSALVLRSAWRLLKESFHELLEGAPQEIDIDKLRKDLCASIYEVRDVHHIHLWQVGEQRLMTLHVQVIPPMDNDELLHRIEHHLLHHYNIGHATIQMEYQQCKAPDCGINHTASSGGHHHHH, encoded by the coding sequence ATGGCTGTATCTTCATTTTTCCCCCAAGACAGCAACAGCAAACGCCTGCTGATAGCCTTTGTGGTTACCAGCCTATTTATGGTGGTGGAGGCCATTGGCGGCTGGCTATCGGGTTCGCTGGCGTTATTGGCAGATGCCGGGCATATGCTGACGGACTCCGCCGCATTATTTATCGCATTGATGGCAGTACATTTCTCTCGGCGTAAACCAGACGCCCGCCATACCTTTGGTTATTTGCGCCTAACCACACTGGCGGCGTTCGTCAACGCTGCTGCATTATTGTTGATTGTGGTATTGATTGTCTGGGAGGCGGTGCGGCGTTTCTTTTCTCCTCATGAAGTGATGGGGGTGCCGATGTTAATCATCGCCATCGCCGGCTTATTTGCGAATATTTTCTGCTTCTGGATTCTGCATCGTGGCGAGGAAGAAAAGAATATCAATGTGCGCGCCGCAGCCTTACATGTCCTGGGAGATCTATTAGGTTCCGTTGGGGCGATTGTGGCTGCGGTGGTGATTCTGACTACCGGTTGGACACCGATTGACCCGATATTATCGGTATTGGTCTCAGCGTTGGTGCTACGCAGCGCCTGGCGGCTGCTGAAAGAGAGTTTTCACGAACTGTTGGAGGGCGCGCCGCAAGAGATTGATATCGACAAATTGCGCAAGGATTTATGCGCCAGCATATATGAAGTGAGGGATGTCCATCACATTCACTTATGGCAAGTTGGCGAACAACGGCTAATGACGCTGCATGTGCAGGTTATCCCCCCCATGGATAACGATGAGTTACTGCATCGTATCGAGCATCATTTACTGCATCACTACAATATTGGGCATGCCACCATTCAAATGGAATATCAGCAGTGCAAAGCACCGGATTGTGGTATTAATCACACCGCCAGTAGCGGCGGGCACCACCACCATCATTAA
- the cpoB gene encoding cell division protein CpoB — MNSNFRRHLVGLSLLVGVAVPWAATAQAPISNVGSGSVEDRVTQLERISNAHSQLLTQLQQQLSDSQRDVDSLRGQIQENQYQLNQIVERQKQIYQQMESLSGGQGAQGSASAATGAATDNSAAGSSDTAAAGAAAATAAPAASTGDENSDYNAAVSLALEKKQFDQAITAFQGFVKQYPKSTYQPNANYWLGQLYYNKGKKDDAAYYYAVVVKNYPKSPKSSEAMFKVGVIMQDKGQSDKAKAVYQQVIKQYPNTDAAKQAQKRLSAL; from the coding sequence ATGAACAGTAACTTCAGACGTCACTTAGTGGGTCTGTCGTTACTGGTTGGCGTAGCGGTCCCATGGGCCGCTACTGCCCAAGCGCCAATCAGTAATGTCGGCTCCGGCTCGGTAGAAGATCGAGTCACTCAACTTGAGCGTATTTCCAACGCTCACAGCCAACTATTAACTCAACTTCAGCAACAGCTATCCGATTCGCAACGCGATGTAGATAGTTTACGCGGTCAGATCCAAGAAAATCAGTACCAGCTCAATCAAATTGTTGAGCGGCAAAAACAGATCTATCAGCAGATGGAGAGTCTGAGCGGTGGTCAGGGTGCGCAGGGTTCAGCTTCTGCGGCTACTGGTGCTGCGACAGATAATTCTGCGGCTGGAAGTTCCGATACTGCTGCCGCAGGCGCAGCGGCTGCTACAGCGGCACCTGCAGCAAGTACTGGTGATGAAAACAGCGATTATAATGCAGCCGTTTCTCTGGCTCTTGAGAAAAAGCAATTCGATCAAGCGATCACTGCTTTCCAAGGTTTTGTGAAACAGTATCCAAAGTCGACTTACCAGCCTAATGCCAACTATTGGTTAGGGCAGTTGTATTACAACAAAGGTAAGAAAGACGATGCTGCATATTATTATGCTGTTGTAGTAAAAAATTATCCAAAGTCTCCAAAAAGTTCAGAAGCGATGTTTAAAGTTGGGGTGATCATGCAGGATAAAGGCCAAAGCGATAAAGCGAAGGCGGTTTATCAACAAGTGATCAAGCAATATCCTAATACTGATGCTGCTAAACAGGCACAGAAACGTTTATCTGCTCTTTAG
- the pnuC gene encoding nicotinamide riboside transporter PnuC: protein MDFLSTSNILVHIPLGAGGYDLSWIEAIGTLFGLLCIWFASKEKIINYLFGLINVTLFAVIFFQIQLYASLLLQLFFFVANIYGWYAWSRQTPDNQTELKIRWLSWPKALTWGAVCVAGIALMTLHIDTVFAWLTRVAVTVMQHLGADVQMPELQPDAFPFWDSTMMVLSIVAMILMTRKYVENWLIWVVIDVISVAIFAYQGVYAMALEYVILTLIALNGSWLWMKSATLNHSRPLSAQS from the coding sequence ATGGATTTTCTCAGTACAAGCAATATATTGGTGCATATTCCACTGGGGGCGGGGGGATATGACCTTTCATGGATAGAGGCAATTGGTACCCTGTTTGGGTTGCTCTGTATTTGGTTTGCCAGCAAAGAGAAGATAATTAATTATCTGTTTGGCCTGATTAACGTAACGCTCTTTGCGGTAATCTTTTTCCAGATTCAGCTCTATGCCAGCCTGTTATTGCAGTTGTTCTTCTTCGTCGCCAATATTTATGGCTGGTACGCCTGGAGCAGGCAAACACCAGACAATCAAACTGAATTGAAAATTCGCTGGTTATCATGGCCGAAAGCACTGACTTGGGGCGCAGTGTGCGTGGCTGGTATCGCCTTAATGACGCTGCACATCGATACTGTTTTTGCCTGGTTGACCCGTGTCGCCGTGACCGTGATGCAGCATTTGGGTGCTGATGTGCAAATGCCTGAGCTACAGCCTGATGCGTTCCCATTCTGGGATTCCACCATGATGGTGCTATCCATTGTGGCGATGATCCTGATGACACGCAAATATGTTGAGAACTGGCTGATTTGGGTGGTGATTGACGTCATCAGTGTGGCGATTTTTGCCTATCAGGGGGTTTATGCGATGGCTCTGGAATACGTGATACTGACACTGATTGCCCTAAATGGCTCTTGGTTGTGGATGAAGAGCGCAACCCTAAATCATTCACGTCCGTTATCGGCACAGAGTTAA
- the nadA gene encoding quinolinate synthase NadA yields the protein MSETFDVNAAIYPFPPRPVPLDEEEKAFYREKIKTLLKQRDAVLVAHYYTDPEIQALAEETGGCVADSLEMARFGNNHPASTLLVAGVRFMGETAKILNPEKQVLMPTLKAECSLDLGCPADEFAAFCDSHPDRTVVVYANTSAAVKARADWVVTSSIAVELIEHLDSLGEKIIWAPDRHLGNYVQKKSGADVLCWQGACIVHDEFKTQALARMKALHPDAAVLVHPESPQAVVDMADAVGSTSQLIQAAKTLPQQKLIVATDRGIFYKMQQACPDKELFEAPTAGEGATCRTCAHCPWMAMNGLRAIAEGLEQGGVMHEIHVDEELRQQALIPLNRMLDFANQLKLQIKGNA from the coding sequence ATGAGTGAAACTTTTGATGTGAATGCGGCTATTTATCCATTTCCTCCACGGCCTGTCCCTTTGGATGAAGAGGAAAAAGCCTTTTACCGTGAGAAAATCAAAACACTGCTGAAGCAGCGCGATGCCGTGTTAGTCGCTCACTATTATACTGACCCCGAAATTCAAGCTTTAGCCGAAGAAACCGGCGGTTGCGTGGCAGATTCCCTTGAAATGGCTCGATTTGGTAATAACCATCCGGCGTCGACATTACTGGTCGCTGGCGTGCGTTTTATGGGGGAGACAGCCAAAATCCTAAACCCCGAGAAGCAAGTGCTGATGCCAACCCTGAAGGCAGAATGTTCGCTGGATTTAGGTTGCCCGGCAGATGAATTTGCCGCGTTCTGTGACAGCCATCCAGACCGCACCGTGGTGGTGTATGCCAATACCTCAGCGGCGGTTAAAGCCAGAGCTGATTGGGTAGTGACCTCCAGTATTGCGGTTGAGCTTATTGAACATCTCGATAGTCTGGGTGAAAAAATTATCTGGGCACCGGATCGCCACTTGGGCAATTACGTGCAGAAGAAGAGTGGGGCAGATGTATTGTGCTGGCAGGGGGCCTGTATCGTCCATGACGAGTTTAAAACCCAGGCATTAGCCCGCATGAAAGCACTGCATCCTGACGCTGCGGTGTTAGTTCACCCGGAATCACCTCAGGCAGTGGTGGATATGGCTGATGCTGTCGGCTCGACTAGCCAACTGATTCAGGCGGCAAAAACGTTGCCGCAGCAAAAACTTATTGTGGCGACTGACCGTGGCATTTTTTACAAAATGCAGCAGGCGTGTCCAGATAAAGAATTATTCGAAGCCCCGACGGCGGGTGAAGGTGCAACGTGCAGAACATGCGCGCACTGCCCGTGGATGGCAATGAATGGCCTCAGGGCGATTGCTGAGGGGCTGGAGCAGGGAGGGGTGATGCATGAGATACATGTCGATGAAGAATTGCGTCAGCAGGCGCTGATACCGCTGAATCGGATGTTGGATTTTGCCAACCAGTTGAAGTTACAGATTAAAGGCAATGCCTAA